Genomic segment of Candidatus Peregrinibacteria bacterium:
TTGAAGAAGGGCTGAAGAAAGCGGATATTGCTATTCGTTTAGAGCGAAACAAATCAACAATCGGAAGAGTGATCGGCAAGAGTGTAGATGATAAATTTTCAGCCGAAGTTGTGTGGAGGACTATTTGTGAAAGAAAAAGAGAAGTCAATACTCACCATGTAATATTTGCATTTTAGCGCAACTTGAAGTTGCGTTTTTTGGCTTGTAACTCGCCTTCTCTGACGTTTTAGCCTTGACCAAAAATGGTGAGCGAATGTTATAATTTGTTCACAAAATCACCATTGGCAATTCACCCATAAATCACAATAATGTTTAACTAAAAACTTATGAAAAAAACTTTTGTTATCGAAAAACTTTCTGACAAAGAGCTCATCAGTCTATGTGAAAATTTTGGAAAAAACGCCCTCCACTGGAAACGTAAATTTATAGGTCTCATACCCGAAGTAA
This window contains:
- a CDS encoding helix-turn-helix domain-containing protein; protein product: MRTYRQITYEELVKIETYLEEGLKKADIAIRLERNKSTIGRVIGKSVDDKFSAEVVWRTICERKREVNTHHVIFAF